One genomic window of Hemiscyllium ocellatum isolate sHemOce1 chromosome 25, sHemOce1.pat.X.cur, whole genome shotgun sequence includes the following:
- the LOC132827811 gene encoding uncharacterized protein LOC132827811 has protein sequence MGEDRIIEVFTSKKSVNGIQGRIKLLHPESQDVSLVIQNTQLSDIGTYQYHLESNVGHDTSVITLQVKAPYNVTIFPNMISTRMVNVTCEAIGYPLAQIHWLLNGMKNLTSKVITRSVKSAEELYKITSTFQITEKIDIPECVYICAVWSMEEGQYVVQKNLPFFHQRSNPDSNIEEKNKNVLITAFLIITLFYGVLVISALPQFRRRSHPEIRREFEIPMVSSDHRINVY, from the exons ATGGGAGAAGATAGAATTATAGAAGTGTTTACCTCCAAGAAAAGTGTCAATGGAATTCAGGGTCGGATTAAATTACTTCACCCAGAATCTCAAGATGTATCACTGGTAATCCAGAACACACAGTTGTCAGATATTGGGACATACCAATATCATTTGGAATCAAATGTTGGTCATGACACTAGTGTGATTACATTGCAGGTTAAAG CTCCATACAAcgtgaccatattcccaaacatGATATCAACGAGAATGGTAAATGTCACCTGTGAAGCAATTGGATATCCTCTGGCTCAGATTCACTGGTTGTTGAATGGAATGAAGAACCTCACATCCAAGGTTATTACTCGCAGTGTAAAATCAGCAGAGGAACTGTACAAGATCACGAGCACATTTCAAATCACAGAGAAAATAGATATTCCAGAATGTGTTTACATTTGTGCTGTGTGGAGCATGGAAGAGGGTCAATATGTGGTGCAGAAAAACCTTCCAT TCTTTCATCAACGCTCGAATCCTGATAGTAATattgaagagaaaaataaaaacgTGCTCATAACAGCCTTTCTGATTATCACCCTTTTTTATGGTGTATTAGTAATTTCTGCTCTTCCACAATTTAGAAGAAGATCACATCCAG AAATTAGAAGAGAATTTGAAATCCCGATG GTGTCAAGCGACCACAGGATTAATGTTTATTAA